The Streptomyces sp. NBC_00576 genome contains the following window.
CCCATGCTGCGCGGCACGTACGGCGAGCAGACGGGCCGCCTGCTGTTCGCGGCGGCCTCCGACCTCACCCGGCTCGCGGGCTGGACGTCGTACGACATCGCCGCGCACGGCCTCGCCCAGCGCTACTTCGTGCAGGCGCTGCGGCTCGCGCAGGCGGCGGCGGACCGGGCGTACGGCTCGTACGTGCTGGCCACCATGAGCCGGCAGGCCGTCTACCTCGGGCACGGACGGGAGGCCGTGCAGCTCGCGCGGGTGGCCCAGCAGGGCGTCGGCACCGCGGCACCGCCCGTCGTGCAGTCGCTGCTGCACGCGTGCGAGGCGCGGGCGCACGGGGTGCTGGGGGAGGTCCGGGCCTGCACCGCCTCCCTCGTACGGGCCGAACGGGCCCTCGAAGCCGCCCGGCCAGGCGACGAGGTCCCGCACTGGGCGCGGTTCTTCGACGAGGCGCAGCTCGCCGACGAGTTCGGGCACTGCCACCGCGATCTGCAGCAGTTCCGCGCCGCCGCCCAGCACGCGGAGCGCTCGCTCCAGCTGCGCGCCCCCGCCTTCGCCCGCAGCCGTCTCTTCTGCCGCGTCGTGCTCGCCTCGGCACGGCTGGGCCTCGGCGAGCTCGACCAGGCCTGCCAGCTGGGCGCCGAGGCGGCCGGCGCGGCGACGGAGATGCGCTCGGTGCGGGCGATCGAGTACGTACGGGACTTCGAGCGGCGCCTGGAGCCCTACCGGGACGCGGCACCCGTCAGGGGGTACCGCGACAAGGTCGCCGCGCTCGGATAGCTCACGCGGCTGCCGCCTCGTCCTCCTCCGCCGGCGTCGCTGACGTCCGCAACGGCTCCGCCACATGCATCGGGCCCGCGCCCAGGTCCGTCAGGATCGCGGCCGCGGCCCGGTGCCCGGAGTGCAGGGCGCCCTGGACGGTGCTCGTGTCCCGGTGGTCGCCGCACACGTACAGGCCCGCCAGCAGCCGCACCGGCCGGCGCAGATCGTGCGGTGGACGCATAGCGGGAACCGCCTCGGCGGTGTGGTGCACGGCGAGGGTCTCCCAGCGCGCGGTCGACACTCCGTACAGGCGGGACAGATGCGTACGTACGGCCGTGTCCAGGTCCGCCGGAGGGGCGCCCAGCACCGTCGACGAGATCAGCGGGCGGCCGGCCGGGGACCGGGACGGATCCACGCGGCTGATCACCGCCGTGTGCGTGACCGGGCCCCCGCGATCCGCGTCCAGGAGCAGGAACGCGCCGGTCGCGGGCGCCTCGTCGGCTGTGTGGTGGACGACGGTCACCGGGTGGAAGTCGGGTACGCGCAGACCGGGCAGCAGACCGGCGGCGGCGCGGGCGTCGGTCGCCACCAGAACGGCCCGGCAGCGCAGTTCGCCGTGGTCGGCGGTGGTCACGAGATTCGTGGCGATGGACGTGACCCGGACCCCGGTGTGCACCGTGCCGGGCGGCAGCGCCCGTGCGAGCAGCTCCGGCAGGGTGTCCGCGCCGCCCTCCGGCACACACAGCCGGCCGCTCGCGAAGGACCGCAGCGCGAGATCCGCGCACCGGCTCGACGTGGTCAGGTCGGGGTCGCAGAGCAGCGCGGCGAGCAGCGGGCGCAGGAAGCCCTCGATCGTACGGGCGGGCAGGCCGCGGTTGGCCAGGGCGTGGGCGGCCGACAACTCGGGGCGGGCCAGCAGCCGTTGCACGGGCACCCCGGCGAGCCGGGTGAGCGCGGCGCCGAGCCGGGCCTGGTCGACCGCGCCGCCGAACGCCCCGCCGACCACTCCGCCGAGCGGGGCGCCGGTGCGCGCCATCGCCGACGCCACCGTCCTGGGGGACCTGGCAGTCCTGGCCGTCCTGGCCGGCCTCGGGGCGCTTGCCAGGGCGCGCACAGCACCGAGTGCGCCCCGTGCGCCCCCTCCGCCCAGCGGGGCGCCCGCGCGGTGCCGGCGTCCGTCGCTGTGCACCAGGACACCCGGTGCGAAGGGACGCAGGACGAGCGCGTCGAGGCCCGGGGTGAGCCGCAGTTCGGGATACGACGTGGACAGCAGCTGCCCGATCCGGTCGAGTCGGAAACCGTCGACCTTCTCGGTCGCCATTCGGCCGCCGACGTAAGGGGCGGCCTCCAGGACCGCGGTCGTTACTCCTGCGCTGGTCAGCCGATGGGCCGCCGCGAGTCCGGCGACCCCGGCCCCCACGATGACGACGTCCGCCTGGTACGCGGGCTCAAGCACGTGCCCTCCCTGGTTCGCGGTGACGCGGCCGGCCGGGGCACCGCTGCCCCAACAGGCGTACGGGATAAGCGAGTTCGGTAGTTCTGACTGTCCTGACTGTGCAGACCGTTCAAACCGTTCGGACCGAGAGTAGGGCGGCTCACGGTCGGCGGAAGTCGCGCATGAACAGGGCACGGTCGCACACCGGTCGCATGCGGTCGCACACGGTCATCCGCGGTGTGGTCCAAGGGCGCGGAGGGGGATCAGGCGAGCGCCGCCCGGATCGCGTCGTCGATCTCCGGGAACGCGAACGTGAACCCGGACTCCAGCAGCCGCGTCGGCAGCACCCGCGCGCTGCCGAGCACGTCCCCGGACATCTCGCCCAGCACCAGCCGCAGCACGGGTGCGGGCACCGTGAACAGCGTCGGCCGACGCAGCACACGCCCCATCGCCGCCGTGATCTCCCGGTTGGTGAGGGGCTGCGGTGCCGTCAGATTGAACGGCCCGGACAGGCCGTCGGTGTCGATGAGATGCCGGATCGCCGCCACCTCGTCGTGCAGCGCGACGAACGACCAGTACTGGGAGCCGTCGCCCATCCGCCCGCCCAGGCCCGCCTTGAACAGCGGAAACAGCTTTCCCCAGGCCCCGCCCCCGCGCGCCACCACCAGTCCCGTCCGCACGAACACCGTCCGTACGCCCGCCTCCTGGGCGGCGCCCGCGGCCCCCTCCCACTCCACGCACACCGACGGCAGGAAGCCGTCTCCCGCAGGGGCGTTCTCGTCCACTGCCCGCTCGCCGGTCGCCCCGTAGTAGCCCATCGCGCTGCCGTTCACGAAGACCCGCGGCGGCTCGTCCAGCGAGGCGACGGCCTCGGCGAGCGTCGCCGTGCCCAGGACACGGCTGTCGCGGATCGTCCGCTTGTACGCGTCGGTCCAGCGCCGGCTCCCGACCCCCGCCCCGGCCAGGTTCACCACCGCGCTGCAGCCCGCGAGCCCGGCGGCGTCGATCGTCTGCCGCTCGGGATCCCAGCGGACCTCGTCCTTGCTCCGGGGCGCATGCCGTACCAGGCGGCGCACTTCATGTCCGTCGGCGGTCAGCGACCGCACCAGGGCCGTACCGATGAGACCGGACGCACCGGCCACCGCGATTCGCGAGCGTTCCATGCCCCCATCCTGCGCCACCGGCCCCTGACCTGTTGTCCTACCCCCGCTCTAGAGTGATCCCCATGCCGCCCGCGCCGCACCAACCACATCAGCAGCCGTACGACGGACCCGAGGGCCAGGAGCTCCCCGCCGGCCACGAGCCGTTCGTGCGCCTCGCCCTGCCCGACGACGACGAGGCCCTCGGCAGACTCGACCGCGCCACCTGGTCCACGCTGCACTCCGTCTCGCCTCGGCCCAGACCGCCGTACACGCCGTTCTTCCACGAGAACTCCGGCCCGGGCGACCATCTGGTCGCCGTGGCCGGTGACGGTCTGGTCGTGGGCTATGTCAGGCTCGCCCGGCCCACTCCGCTCGCGTCGAACGCGCACGTCCGGCAGATCCAGGGGCTCGCCGTCTCCGACGAGGCGCGGGGCATGGGTGTCGGGCGGCTGCTGATCCGGGGCGCCGTGGCCGAGGCCCGCCGCCGGGGCGCCCTGCGTCTCACGCTGCGCGTCCTCGGGCACAACACCCCGGCCCGCAGGCTGTACGAGTCGGAGGGCTTCGTCGTCGAGGGCATACAGCCCAGGGAGTTCCTGCTGGACGGGGAGTTCGTGGACGACGTACTCATGGGCCGTTCGCTGTAGCCACCCAGGTGTAGGTGGCTAGGACGTGACCAGGTCGCCCGTGTCCACCGCCGCTGTCGAGGCCGCCGCGCTCTCGGCGTCGTCGGAGACCTCGTCCACCGTCAGGACATAGCCCGTCTCGTCGTCGGACGTGGAGCGGGCGAAGACCACGCCGAACACCTTGCCGTCGGTGGTGAGGAGCGGGCCGCCGGAGTTGCCGGGGCGGACCGTCGAGCGGATCGAGTAGATCTGGCGGGTCACCGTCCCGCTGTTGTAGATGTTCTGGCCCCTCGCCCGCACCTTGTCGGCGACCGTGGCGGCCTGCAGATTCAGGTCGCCGTCCTGCGGATAGCCGGCGACCACCGCCGAGTCGCCCCGCTTCGCGCTGTCGTCGAAGCGCAGGACGGGGGCGCGCAGATCCGGTACGTACAGCACGGCCACGTCCTTCTCGGGGTCGAAGAGCACCACCGTCGCCTCGTGCGCCGTCCCTACGCCGCCCACCCGGACGGTCGGGTCGTCGATGCCCGCCACCACGTGGGCGTTGGTCATCACATGCCGGGGCGCGTACACGAAACCGCTGCCCTCGCGGCCCTGGTTGCCCGCGACGCCCTCGATCTTGACCGTGCTCAGCTTGGCCGCGTTCGTCGCGCTCGCTGTGACACTGTCCCCGGTGGGCTTGGCGACGCTCGTCGCCGGTTCGTTCTCGAAGGGGTTGAAGACCTGCGGGAAGCCCGCCTGGGTGAGCGCGGACGTGGCCCGCGAGAACCAGGTCGGGGTGGTCTCCGGCATTGCGTCCTGCACCGCGCCCAGCAGCGCCGAGTCCCGGATCGCCGTCGTGACCACCGGCGAGGAGGAGGCACCCAGGACGCTCGCCGCCACCCACGACACCAACAGCACGGCGACCGCGTTCGCAGCGGCCCCGCCGACCCCGTCGGCGACCCGCAGCGGCCCCTGGTCCAGCTCGCGGCGCAGCTTCAGCGCGAACCTGCCCATCAGCTCGTGTCCCACCACGGCCGGCACCAGCACCGTGAGCACGGCCGTCACCGTCGCCCCGGGCGTCCCCGCCTCCACCAGCTCCATGATCCACGGCAGCACCCACACCCCGATCACGGCGCCGCCCACGAACCCTGCCAGGGAGACACAGCCCGCCACCAGGCCGCGCCGGTAACCGGACGCCGCATAGCCGAGGATCACCAGCAACAGCAGGATGTCGAGCAGGTCCACTCCGGCCGCCTTTCTTCTGGACCCTCGGTCCCCCGTAGGTCCCCCGTACACGCGGATTACATGCGGTAGTACGCGCGGGAAGGTCCCGGTGATCAGTCGCCGATCAGTCACATGCGCGCATCCGGCGCCTGGACCTCTAAAAACGTCCCTGACCGGAACATTGGTTCCACCAAGTGGCACACCACACATCGCGGGCGGAACGGAACCGATCCACAGTGAGGCTCATGGGATCCAAGCGGTCCATGGGGTCCATGGGTGACTCGCGTGTCCTCCGCGTGCCGGCCGCCGCCCGCGTGGTGCTCGCCTGCCTGCCCGGAATCGCCGCCGCCGTCGGACTGGTCCTGTGCGCGGCCGGCGTCGACCGTACCCCCGCGCGCCGGACACCCCCCGTCGCGGCCCGCCCGGCCGTCGCCCACCCCGCCGCCAAGCCGCGCATCGTCCCCCGTACCGCCTGGATCGCGGACGCCGAACGCAGCCAGCCGCCGCCGCGCTACGACGACCGGGTCGTCGCCGTGTTCGTCCACCACACCGACTCGCCCAACGGCTACGACTGCGCCGACGCGCCCCGCATCATCCGCTACCTGTACGCCGGCCAGACCGGCTCCCGGGACTGGGACGACATCGGCTACAACTTCGTCGTCGACCGCTGCGGCACCGTCTACGAAGGCCGCGCGGGCGGCGTCGACCGCCCCGTCACCGGGGCCCACACCCAGGGCTTCAACCATCGCACCGCCGGTATCGCCGCCCTCGGCACCTTCACCGCGGGCGTGCCCGTGCCGCAGGCCATGACCGACGCGATCGCCGCCCTCGCCGCCTGGAAACTCGGCCTCTCGGGCACCGACCCACGCGGCACCGCACGCCTGGTCTCCAGCAACTCCCTCAGCCGCTGGGCGTCCGGCACCACCGTCACCCTGCCCGCCCTGGCGGGCCACAACGCCGGCTACATGACGAGCTGCCCCGGCGCCGCCCTCACGGCTCGCCTCCCGGCGATCAGACAGACGGCGGCGCGTCTGCAGGGTCGGCGCTGAGGCACGGGCTCTGTCGCGAGACCGCTCACAGGTACGGCACAGCGCACTCAACGAGGCGTCCCAACTCCCCGTCGTACCTTCGGTATACGCACTGACCGGAGGTGGGGATCATGAGCAGCAGCAGTCGTACGAACCCGCTGGAGCGGGCCGAACGAGCCGAACGGGCCGGCGGCAAGAGGACTTCCGGCGGCAAGAGGTCTTCCGGCGGCCGGGCCGGAGGCGCGTGGGGTCCGTGGACCGTGCTCTGCGCGGTGGCGACGGTCGTCCTGGGCCCGGCGGCGGTCACGGCGTCCGCCCTCGACCAGGCCAACGCGGCCCCCATGCACCATGCGGTACGGGCTGACCCCACGCAGCAGGCCTACATCCCGTCGGACCTGACCCGCCGCCGCAGCACGGCAGCCTGAGAACGGGGAGCGGCAACGGGACTACGGGACTACGGGACTACGGGACCACGGGACGACGGGGGTCTCAGGCCCCCTTGAACCGCTGCCACAGCTTGGGATACCGGTCGGCGAGCGCCCCCTCGTTCTCCAGGGCGAGCGGCGTGCCCTCGGGCTCGGCGGGCGCCGGCGGAATACCCAGATCCGGGGTGGCGGTGCCGGTGAGCTGCTCGTACGCCTCGTCGGCCGCGTAGCCCAGCTCCTCACCGTCCCCGTCGATCTCCGCGTCGAAGTCGTCCAGGAGATCGGCGAGCGAGTCCGGGTCGCCGTGCAGGGCACCCTCGAAGACCTCGCGGCCCTGGCCGATCAGCCAGCACCTGAAGAAGTCGAAGGCGTCGTCGTCGGCGCCGTCGAGCAGGACCCGGGCGGCGCCCCACAGGTCCCAGCGGTAGGCGCGGTTGTAACGAGCCTCGAAATGCCGGGCGAAGTCGAGGACCGAGTCAGGGTCGAGCTGGAGCAACTGCTCGACCAGCAGGTCGGCCTGGTCCTCGGGGTCACCCTCGGCGGCCTCGCGGCTCGCGTCCACCAGCTTCCAGAACTCCGTCTCGTCCATCACGGGTACAGCATCGTGCCTCGAAGGGAGAGACGCACGCGGAGCTACGCGGAATTTGAATCCTCCTCTCCCTGAACGGGAGGGGATTCCTGGCTCAGGCCGCCTCCTGGAGCAGCGCTCCAGGAGGTCTTCTGCCATCGGTACCAGCCGGGTTGAGACCAGCCCGGACGAGCATGACGTGTGCGGAGTTCTTGTCCCGTGGGGAGTCGTGGTGTGCGCGGGGTGGACGAGGCGGATGTCCCGCCGGTGTTTGCGGCCCATGTAGATAGAGCGGCCTTGGTGGCGCCGATGGCGGCGTCAGCGGCCTTGCGGGCCATCGTGGTCCTGGCCAGGAACTTGGGGCGGAAATCCTCGACAGCGATGGCGTCGTGGTCACGGACGACCTTCTTGGCCCACTTGCGGCCGGTGTCCTCATGCTGCCTGTTCGATCCCGGCCGGCCCTTCTTCGGTCTGCGGCGGGCCATCCTCTGGTCGCACACACGTTCGCATCACCTCGGTGCTGCCAACAGCGGTACCGGCGCTCCGCGCCCTGAACCGGATGTGGCGGCGCTCCGCGTCACGACACCCGGATGCGATTCCTCCCCGGCGTGAACGCCAGGGCCTCCTCGCAAGAAACAGGTGAAAACAGGTGACGGGGGTGTACAGGCCCGCCGGCCTCGCGAGCTCGCGCCTCGCGGTGAACTACGCGGCTGGTGGAGGTGGGTGTGGCGGGGGCGGGGAGTACAGCGCCCCAAGCCGCTGCGCGTCCCGCGCGAACCGCGCCCGCAGTTCCGGCGGCGCCAGCACCTCCGCCTCCGGCCCGAGCACGGCCAGCTGCGTATGGGCGACCTCCAGCGACTCCACGGCGAGCGTCACGGTGACCCGGTCCTGCTCGTCGGGGTCGCCACCGGCCGACAGCGCGTCGCGGGCGGACACGGGATCGACGGCGTACGGCAGTCTGCGGACCCCCTCCGCCGATAGTCGTACGACGACCTCCGCGCGCAGGATCGACCGCGCGAACTGTTCCGCCCCCTCCTCCCAGAACGCGGGCAGGTCGAAGCCGGCGTCGCGCGTGAAGCGTTCGTCGGGGCCCTGGCCGGAGACGGGGCCACGGTGGCCGGACACCTCGACGGAGGTGAAGCGGTCGACGCGGTACACCCGGAAGGGACCGGTCCCAGGACCGGCGTGCTCCGGTACCCGGGCGCACAGATACCAGACGCCCGCCTTGAGGACGAGCCCGTACGGCTCCAACGTGCGCTCCACGCCGGTGTCGCCGGGGCCGCGCCGGTAGCGGGCCAGGATCGGCCGGTCGTCCCACACCGCCTCCGCGACGGCGGACAGCGACTCGGGAGTCGGGGGCTCGCTGAACCAGGCGGGAGCGTCCAGATGGAAGCGTTGGGCGGCTGTTCGGGGGGCGTCGCGGAAGGAGGGCAGCAGGGCGGCGGACACCTTGAGGCGGGCCGCCGAGGCGGTGTCCTCCAGCCCCATCTCGCGCAGGGCGCCCGGTACTCCGCTGAGGAACAGGGCCTCGGCCTCGCTGCGGGCCAGTCCGGTGAGGCGGGTCCGGTACCCGCCGATCAGCCGGTATCCGCCGGCCCGCCCCCGGTCGGCGTACACGGGCACGCCCGCCTCGGACAGGGCCTGCGCGTCCCGGGTGACGGTGCGCTCGGACACCTCCAGCTCGCCGGCCAACTCGGCGGCGGTCATGGAGGGGCGGGACTGGAGCAGCAGCACCATCTTGATGAGGCGGGCAGCACGCATGGGTTCATGATGCCTGGGGGTGCGGTGGGGTTTGTATCGCCCCCGCCGCCCCTGCCCGTCCCATCCCGTTCCTGGGGGCTGCGCCCCCAGACCCCCGCTACGGCCCTGAACGGGCCTTGTCCTCAAACTCCCCCAGAGGGGGGACCCCCAGACGGGCTGAATGGTGCGGGCCGGAGATGCGGTGGGGGCTGGTGGGTGGGAGAAACGGCCTCGGCCGGACAGGCCTGCCGTTCGGTCGCCGGGCGCCGTCGAGTAGTTCGACGGCGCCCGGCGAACGGACTGGCAACGGGCGGGTGGGTGGGCGAACGCGCCCCCTACAACCCGTACCGCTCCCGCGCCTCCTTCACCGCCGCAGCCTTCACTTCCCCGCGCCGCGCCAACTGAGCCAACGCCGCGACGACGATCGACTCCGCGTCGACCCCGAAGTGCCGCCGCGCAGCAGCACGCGTGTCCGACAGCCCGAATCCGTCCGCGCCCAGCGACGAGTAGTCCTGCTCGACCCACTGCGCGATCTGGTCGGGGACTTGGCGCATGTAGTCCGACACCGCCAGCACCGGCCCCTCGGCCCCCTGCAGCGCCTGACGGACGTACGGCATCCGCTCCTCGCCCCGCAGCAGCGCCGCGTCGGCGTCCAGCGCGTCCCGTCGCAGCTCGGTCCAGGACGTCGCCGACCACACGTCCGCCGCCACGCCCCACTCCTCGGCGAGCAGCCGCTGCGCCTCCAGGGCCCAGTGGATCGCCGTACCGGAGCCGAGCAGCTGGATGCGCGGTGCGTTGGCGACCGGTGAAAGACCCGCCGACTCCGCCGTGTTGAAGCGGTACAGGCCCTTCACGATGCCCTCGTCGAGGCCCGCACTCAACGGCTTCGCCGGCTGTGGGATCGGCTCGTTGTAGACCGTCAGGTAGTAGAAGACGTTCTGGTCCTCGCCCGGGGCCGCCTCGCCGTACATCCGGCGGAGGCCGTCCTTGACGATCACCGCCACCTCGTACGCGAA
Protein-coding sequences here:
- a CDS encoding regulator, which produces MTERPAQRTPNRQLAALIAEAGFSNAGLARRVDQLGLEHGLDLRYDKTSVTRWLRGQQPRGTTPALIAEVFTRRLGRRLTAQDLGLDACAPVYAGLEFAATPEEAVDIVSGLWRKDSGSHAELRKIAFTPAGLVVPSRDWLIGRPDDRVGRADQPAAARVPVQGRPGVPRQRGQAERGPGQKVTGGDIAALRSVGELFRTLDDAYGGGHARQALVRYLEHETEPMLRGTYGEQTGRLLFAAASDLTRLAGWTSYDIAAHGLAQRYFVQALRLAQAAADRAYGSYVLATMSRQAVYLGHGREAVQLARVAQQGVGTAAPPVVQSLLHACEARAHGVLGEVRACTASLVRAERALEAARPGDEVPHWARFFDEAQLADEFGHCHRDLQQFRAAAQHAERSLQLRAPAFARSRLFCRVVLASARLGLGELDQACQLGAEAAGAATEMRSVRAIEYVRDFERRLEPYRDAAPVRGYRDKVAALG
- a CDS encoding NAD(P)/FAD-dependent oxidoreductase, with product MLEPAYQADVVIVGAGVAGLAAAHRLTSAGVTTAVLEAAPYVGGRMATEKVDGFRLDRIGQLLSTSYPELRLTPGLDALVLRPFAPGVLVHSDGRRHRAGAPLGGGGARGALGAVRALASAPRPARTARTARSPRTVASAMARTGAPLGGVVGGAFGGAVDQARLGAALTRLAGVPVQRLLARPELSAAHALANRGLPARTIEGFLRPLLAALLCDPDLTTSSRCADLALRSFASGRLCVPEGGADTLPELLARALPPGTVHTGVRVTSIATNLVTTADHGELRCRAVLVATDARAAAGLLPGLRVPDFHPVTVVHHTADEAPATGAFLLLDADRGGPVTHTAVISRVDPSRSPAGRPLISSTVLGAPPADLDTAVRTHLSRLYGVSTARWETLAVHHTAEAVPAMRPPHDLRRPVRLLAGLYVCGDHRDTSTVQGALHSGHRAAAAILTDLGAGPMHVAEPLRTSATPAEEDEAAAA
- a CDS encoding TIGR01777 family oxidoreductase, with the protein product MERSRIAVAGASGLIGTALVRSLTADGHEVRRLVRHAPRSKDEVRWDPERQTIDAAGLAGCSAVVNLAGAGVGSRRWTDAYKRTIRDSRVLGTATLAEAVASLDEPPRVFVNGSAMGYYGATGERAVDENAPAGDGFLPSVCVEWEGAAGAAQEAGVRTVFVRTGLVVARGGGAWGKLFPLFKAGLGGRMGDGSQYWSFVALHDEVAAIRHLIDTDGLSGPFNLTAPQPLTNREITAAMGRVLRRPTLFTVPAPVLRLVLGEMSGDVLGSARVLPTRLLESGFTFAFPEIDDAIRAALA
- a CDS encoding GNAT family N-acetyltransferase → MPPAPHQPHQQPYDGPEGQELPAGHEPFVRLALPDDDEALGRLDRATWSTLHSVSPRPRPPYTPFFHENSGPGDHLVAVAGDGLVVGYVRLARPTPLASNAHVRQIQGLAVSDEARGMGVGRLLIRGAVAEARRRGALRLTLRVLGHNTPARRLYESEGFVVEGIQPREFLLDGEFVDDVLMGRSL
- a CDS encoding MarP family serine protease, which codes for MDLLDILLLLVILGYAASGYRRGLVAGCVSLAGFVGGAVIGVWVLPWIMELVEAGTPGATVTAVLTVLVPAVVGHELMGRFALKLRRELDQGPLRVADGVGGAAANAVAVLLVSWVAASVLGASSSPVVTTAIRDSALLGAVQDAMPETTPTWFSRATSALTQAGFPQVFNPFENEPATSVAKPTGDSVTASATNAAKLSTVKIEGVAGNQGREGSGFVYAPRHVMTNAHVVAGIDDPTVRVGGVGTAHEATVVLFDPEKDVAVLYVPDLRAPVLRFDDSAKRGDSAVVAGYPQDGDLNLQAATVADKVRARGQNIYNSGTVTRQIYSIRSTVRPGNSGGPLLTTDGKVFGVVFARSTSDDETGYVLTVDEVSDDAESAAASTAAVDTGDLVTS
- a CDS encoding peptidoglycan recognition protein family protein; this encodes MGDSRVLRVPAAARVVLACLPGIAAAVGLVLCAAGVDRTPARRTPPVAARPAVAHPAAKPRIVPRTAWIADAERSQPPPRYDDRVVAVFVHHTDSPNGYDCADAPRIIRYLYAGQTGSRDWDDIGYNFVVDRCGTVYEGRAGGVDRPVTGAHTQGFNHRTAGIAALGTFTAGVPVPQAMTDAIAALAAWKLGLSGTDPRGTARLVSSNSLSRWASGTTVTLPALAGHNAGYMTSCPGAALTARLPAIRQTAARLQGRR
- a CDS encoding DUF4240 domain-containing protein gives rise to the protein MDETEFWKLVDASREAAEGDPEDQADLLVEQLLQLDPDSVLDFARHFEARYNRAYRWDLWGAARVLLDGADDDAFDFFRCWLIGQGREVFEGALHGDPDSLADLLDDFDAEIDGDGEELGYAADEAYEQLTGTATPDLGIPPAPAEPEGTPLALENEGALADRYPKLWQRFKGA
- a CDS encoding helix-turn-helix transcriptional regulator gives rise to the protein MRAARLIKMVLLLQSRPSMTAAELAGELEVSERTVTRDAQALSEAGVPVYADRGRAGGYRLIGGYRTRLTGLARSEAEALFLSGVPGALREMGLEDTASAARLKVSAALLPSFRDAPRTAAQRFHLDAPAWFSEPPTPESLSAVAEAVWDDRPILARYRRGPGDTGVERTLEPYGLVLKAGVWYLCARVPEHAGPGTGPFRVYRVDRFTSVEVSGHRGPVSGQGPDERFTRDAGFDLPAFWEEGAEQFARSILRAEVVVRLSAEGVRRLPYAVDPVSARDALSAGGDPDEQDRVTVTLAVESLEVAHTQLAVLGPEAEVLAPPELRARFARDAQRLGALYSPPPPHPPPPAA